gtcattctacatattgcaggaatctccactagTTCCTCGAAATGTACTCTACAGCCAAAGGTCATCATAGATATTGAAGGGCAAATTTCCAAGTACCAGACGACGATTGCAAAGCTTCGAAGACAAAAGATGAAGACCCCTAACACAGTCAAAGTTCTTAACTGACTGAGATGCCATTATCTTGCAGCTGTTCAATGAGGGACGCACTGGCTTACACATGCGCGtccaattatttttgcagccattttattttggcacgcaaCCGTTCACACAATATTGCACTCTTTTTCGcataagtaaaagaaaaagctagatattTTTTTCCTTCCAAAACAATCCCATTTCgagcaaattaattgctggcGTGTCTTTGTACTTTGTTTTTCATTCTCTCGATAGCTACAACACGTCTTGTATGTGTTCTGCTTGTCGAAAGTTATTGCCATCGTGccattaatttccgactattccccattacttgcatttcgcagtttcttttgttttcatttctgcCACTTTTCACataatcttgctgcaataaattgttgtctgctaACTCCATGTTCTTGGCAGTGCAGAGAGTTGCTTTATATTGaaggaacatggcacatttatttagGATACTCTTTTTggtacccgctgtggttgctcagtggctatggtgttaggctgctgagcacgaggtcgcgggatcgaatcccggccatggcggccgcatttcgatgggggcgaaatgcgaaaacaccggtgtacttagatttaggtgcacgttaaagaaccccaggtggtcgaaatttccggagtaccccactacggcgtgcctcataatcagaaagtggttttggcacgtaaaaccccataattttcttctTGGTGTCATTTACTAGAAGTACAACATCACAGACAATAAAGTTCTACTTCGTCCTACTTCgtcaacagttggcatgattgttgtgCTAAGTTatagcttgaaacagcaaatacgAATTTAAATAAAACTAGCATAAAGCGAAACCCCTTCGCGTGCTCGTCATGGCAACATATCAACAGCTGCAAAAGCACCTACGTGAAATCACTCGATTTATACAACGTTATGGGacggaaaaaataataataaaagaacggAAACTGaaatcatggcctccgagattcggcggcATACggcgaccatcttggaggctaGCGTGTTTCACCGATTCCGCTAGTGGAGCTTAAAGTCAAAgtcaactcaaagggaagctcatgcaaactatggagcatgtattattagaatgtgaaaacaTCTGCCCAACGGTCGATTTGGGCatcactggcttccttgaagcccttgggttccgcGAGAGTAAGGGAAAagcatgtccgcaacagagattagtaagaggcaattggaagatcggtggaaggaaagtatggaaacgacaaaaaatgcaGACGTACAAacgcaaagttcgcaatagggtgtcagaaaatgtggttgtgggagttgatagttgtttctttttcttttttttcttttttcacttggataggacattaggcagtgtgatagcaagagattggtggcgcaacccaccgccccgtaccaaaggggacgctcataacatccatccgtacatccggccgcaggcgcctacgggagtgtccactctttacttttactatgttactctaggGTTCGGTCTCGCGGTAGTCGTGGACGCGCCGAAGTGCAAAAAAAGCAAATAGTAATCGCATGTGCAGCGTGCCGCAGTGCTCAAACCGTGCTGCCAGTCAAACAGCTGCGGACGAGCGTGATCACCCCTGTACGTTACGAGTTTCGTAAATTGTTGTATTTTACAgccgttcttttattttttaagttCACGTTTGAAAACGCACTAAAGTTTATTTCTTACTGCACAGCATTATTATGTAGAAAACAGGAGCGCTTGAAAAACAACTACCTGTTACCGTGATGCGCTTCCGTTTATTAACCGTTTGCGAAAACACAAATATATGGCTTCATGCCCGTGAGCATTTTCAAGGCTAGTAACGGCAAACTGAACTGTAGAGGGGCCTGTATCTTCACGTACTGCAATGTTCACACAGTGCGGCGGGCCCTTGATTGCGCTGATCTGCAGGCTGAGCGATTCGACGCTGGCCTCGGACTTGATGCCGCAGCATATGATGTGACCGGCGTTGAACGTAGCTGCGACTTCATGTACGCACCTTCGCGTCTCTTTAGCGAGTGAAAGTATGGTCTACAGCGAAACCGGAGGGCCCGACGTGCTATGCTGTTCGTGATGCCCACGCTTGCTAGATCGCCTCATCACCGTCTCGGCAGCCATTTTGACCTACCGTCGGGTCGCCTATAGTCACTGGTGTGCATAAGCCTACCTCCAGATTTCTGGTTGTTCCACCGCCAAATTTAGGTTGGCGCACAGCCAAATTTAAGTTGGTCCACGCCCAAATTTACACTTGGCCCACTAtcaaatttatgttggcccaccctaaaattttaggttggcccactTCTATACTTCTcctaatttcaagttggcccacctccaatttcaagttggctcaccccTAAATTTAAGTTGACTGACTCCCAAGTTCATGCTGGCCTAAagtcaaatttcaagttggctcaccccAAAATTTAAGTTGTCCCACCCCTTCTATAgacttccccatgcattttctgtggACCCTGTATATCTCCATGGTTCTTCTATCTGATCAATTTTTTTAAACTGTCCCTCAtagcttataaagctaccaatcatctacatctacactattataatgattaaatgtAGTAACTTCGCACATTAGGCATTTTTGTGCaggtacaaggcattacacttttcgcgtggaGGACACATCTttgaatagcagcttgggcttgttggttttccgtcctggtgttaacagcgcaaaacgtagatggGAAGGAGACACCACAAGAGCTGACATTCAACAAAGTCTACTTGAACGGAACACGCCTTCTTATAATTTGGCACACACGTGTCACGGACACGTCATTGCAGGTCACGCGAAACACGCACTTGACCACAGACTTTGCACGCACAGTCATTATCTTGAGTGCAAGAAATTGCACTCAAGATAATGACTGTATGTGCAAAAGCTCGAGTTCTTTTTTTGCTAGTAACAAGGACGGCATGCTAACACATTGGCCACGAAGTCTGGCTATCTCTGCTGCCTCAATTTTCTGCCGAACCAGCTGGTAATTGTGTTTTTCCAGCTCTTCGCAGCGTGTGAATCCTCTGGCACAAGATTCAGAGGAGCAATCCCTGACGTGGACACCTAGATTCCTGTTCGCCTGCTCGACGCCAACTTTATGTTCCTTTAGTCTTTCGTTCGTTCATCTTCCAGTTTGCCCTATATACTTTTTCCCACATTTCGAACCATGGCTTCTGTGCCATCCACAAAACGGCTCTTCTcttctcgtgtcccgtctacgttttgcgctggtAACAACAAGAAAGATCTTTCTGCGGTACTCGCCAAATAATGCGCACGCATTAAAATACGCTGCAAGTGCCTATTAACGAGGGGGTATATGTTCTACGTTTCCACTGCGCTAGCGTACCGAGCGTGGTTTGCTAGCATCAGACGCTGCGTTGCAGGTCTCCCCTGTTGCGCAGCCAACTGGCGTGGGAGGCCGTCCAGCTGCCACTTGGCTGTCAGCCCTCTCTGCTTATTCTAGCCGCCAACAGATGGCACTGCAAGAGGACATGCTTCCCCTCGCTGCTTGTTGCTGGAGCTCTAAGCAGCCTGCGCTTTGAAAACCATCGCCGTTTGCAGTAGGATCCCCAGCCCTATCTTTAtatcgcttaacgttacgcctaatatttttATTTCCATCGCtttctttgcgtggtccttaacttgatcTTCAGCTTCTTTATTGTCCTCCAAGTTTTCACCTCAcatgttagcacaggtagaatgcaatgactgtacaGTTTTCGTTTCAACGGACAGTGGTAAGCTCTCAGTCAGGGATTTATAATGCTTGCCCCGTATGTACACCGAATGCATTTTTATTGTTTTGTACATTTCATTATCATGATCACGGTCTCCTGTGAATGATCTACCTAGACAAACGTACACCTGTGCGTACTCAAGGGGCTGACTGGTggtcctgaattcttgttcccttgccaggctattgaacattacctttgtcttctgcatattattgtTCATTATAATTGTACACGTGACTAAATACCACGTTACGCTCATCAATTGAGCAGGCGCATGACGTGCTTATGGTTAAAGAAAACCAGCGCTATTTCTTGAGCAGCTCGCTCACGTGTTTGTGTTTATTCCATTGGCCAACAGAGCGGAGCTAACAGGAAATATTAAACGCAGAAACGCGCCACACGAATAAAATTTGTTACAAGAGCTTGCTTTTTCTTTAGTTTGTAAGCAAAATTGATATACTTTTCAATCTTATCTGAGGCAATTGATGTAAACAATGTCATCTAAATAAATTAAATTTCGATCCTGATCTCTTTTGTCGACATGAAGAAGTAGCCACTGAAACATCTCAGCAAGtttaaatgaaaaaaacaaataaaattccGAATCCGAAAAGGCTCGATGACGCTATGTATTCCTTGAGAACAGTCCGAGGAAAACACAGTACAAGAGAGGCTGTAGGACAATCGCTCTCATAGACGTTTATAACGCGGTAATAAAAGCAAACACTGAAAGTTTTCCTTCAGAATGACTTTATCGGAGCGCTTGCGGGATTGCGTCTGTTAATTCGGCCAGCAGggagtttatttattattttattttcattatgtcagattaatttttagtccgaATCATGCGGACGCTCATTCATAACCCCCTAAAGCATCTGCGGAATCAAATTTAGCCAACTGCTTTCATTCGACTTCGGGGAATATTGTGTGAAACTCGGAAACATAATAGTTTGCACAGTTTCATTGTCTGACAGAGATGAAACTGTGAGAAGGGGGCGACATCATAGGGTGGGCTATACGCAAGTTTATTACGGTTTCTTATCCTTTCATTTCAAGTTTTCAGCTTGAAAGATTGCAATAATCCTCACAACAACCGTTGATTTCCTCGAAGCGACAGGTATGCACTGTTGTATTCGCCCAGAGTTAACAAGGAACTGACGTCAGCCATGTAAGGATCTCAGATATCTTGGCGTGACAGTTTCACCTCAACCAGATTAGCAAATGGACGTGATGCGCTGAGAAAGCGAATTGGATTTAAGCGAGTTCGGGACGGAGTATAGGTCGTCTCCCGGGCTGCAGGTAAACTCCGGCGTGTCGCATTAGAGAGAGACAGCTGGCCGTCGTGTGCTCTACTCCACTCAACTGTGGAATGAAAGTTAACTGAAACAGGTTCCAGCTTGTTTAGGACAAGCGAAGATGCGACACATTGCACACGCAGTCGCATACTAAAAATCATGATGCGCTAAAGGATGCCACCCCGCACGATCGCCGACTGATGCAAACCTATTGGGGGCCAGGACATACCGTGGCGCCGCCGTGCGGAGTCATCCGTGTGACGTGCAATGTTGGATTGCTCCGGCAGCCTTCTCCTGTTTAGCCCGCGGCCGGTTTTATCTCGTCTTTTTTGTATTATTAATATATTATTGTATTTCACTTCAAGCAAATGAGTAAAATGCTGCGTTGGCTTCGTCACTGACTGTACGACACGCTAAATATCTCTTCCGAAAAATTTCCTCCGATACAAAAGCTTAGACATCGCCCCTAATGCCGACGCCATCTGCTATGGCCACCGACATGGAAACCACGGAGACTGAGTCCTCTGCTTTTCTAAAACGTAAGAAACCATTGACTCGAATTAAAACTAAGCATCAAATGGGCTACAGCGAGTGCTTgcggtaaaaaaaatatttttgctcaaGAAAGGCATGCAACGTGTTCAACGCGTAATTTGATTAGTTGTAGATGCGCATCTACAACCGGGCCGCGGTCGACACAACAAGGAAATGGCATTCGGAAATTTGCATTGCACATTAGCGCGCATGCCTCCATGGAGCACGACGCAAGTGGTTTCTCCGTTTTTTGGGAGGCATATATACACATGAGAGCCACATGCACGTACGCGCGTCATTCAGAGTATTGAgcgttttttatttttctgacaGGGGTTACCTTTCTGACGTTGTTGCTAGAAAAGATTTTACATTTTCGCCAGTGTGGCGACGAGCGCTCGTTTATCTGACGAACGATCTTAATATTTAAATGTTGCTTCTTAGTGCGCGAATCCTATACGGTTCTCACACGGTGGATTTTCGATTGCGATCAAGCCAGATCGCGATACAATTCTTGGACGATTGACTTCCTTCCACGCCGCACAAAGGGGCAATCGCTATCGACAAATTTGGTCCCTATCGGGCTCGCTCAACaacgaaaatgcaccgtgtggcACCGACATTATTACTTTGCAGATTTGAATGCAGTAGCTTGCTGCGAGGTGCAGCTCGCGTTTTGCGGCCAACAAACGGCGCTCAGCAATTGAAACGTGATACTAGCCTGCGCGTGGTTGCCGAAAATGCCGGCACTCCTTGCGGCACCGTGGGCGCTGCGATTGCCGAGCTGATGCATTTCTGTATCGCATGAAAGCGAGAGTCTTTCtgatgcattgtgactgcattcgTCGCCTCGTCCATCACCTACTGCTCATAAGCGGCGTAAAAAGCACCGATCGCGATGCAGCCCAAGTGTTGCGTTTCACTCGATCACTGAACGCTGTACGTGAGCGATCgtctcgcgtcgtctgctactcgCCCAACACTTGCCCTCCGGGTCCGTAcacggaagtgcttgctgcaaaaAAGTGGGTAGGATACCGGTTCCTTATCCATTCTCCAGCTTTATCAGCCATGCGTCGCGATGATTCTGATCTTTGGTGTAAAAGTGAGAGCTCACGACCTGCTCCTTTGCGCGCATAGCGCACTTCAGCGCCGAGCAGTTAAGTACCACGCTGCCGATAACTTTAACGCACTTTCCCATATTTTGTAGTTACAAGGTGTCCACGTACATGAAGTGAGCGCAAAACAACGATCAACGCTGTTCAAAGGGAAAAACATTAGCAAATTGCGCTTAGAGAAACGCATTCCAACTGCCCGCTTCCCTTCGTCGGAGCAAGGGGGCATCACCTGATCAAACTTTGCACGTCAAAAGCATTGCAGCGCCCGCATATCCAGTGGTAGACCTCGCACCCGACCCGTGAAATGCGCAGATCAAGAACCGGGTGAGCAACATCACCCTGGCAGTTGTGAAATATGTAAGTAGTCAGGTGCTCTGAGAAAGGCTTGCAGAAGTTTACAGGTAGACGCCCTGACCACTCCAAGTGGCCAGCGTGGCAGCGCACGCAAGCCCTGGCCActgtgtcttgaaagccatctgagAAGAGACACAGTGCGCGGCGCGCTGTGTTTCCGTGGTTTACTTCGCGTAGACGCGaggcgcagcacgaaggtcaaatcgctcgctgctgctgccacgcttccttgCCCCaccgttttcacagcgagtttccacggtcattgaGAGAGATATGCGTTCATGattcttgtgcgcgcgtgacactgtgcttgttaattttgttagtatGCCTGTGTTTACAATATTGTACGGCCAAAGAACTTACAATCCTTCGTACAGCCATCGATTTattttgctgtcgcaatcaatgcttccctttcgggggaaactgcgaccccttttttttttagaaagacgGGTGAATATGTGCAAGCAGGCGTGCAACTTCACGTGCCAGTAGCAGCGCCACAGCACAGAGCCTAGCGAGTGGTGGAAACAGCATTCAGTAGCACATGCTGAAATTTCGTACTATCAATTTCACCGCTCTTCTTGAGGCACATGTGTCCAGAATATGGCCTTACTGGGAACCGGCACGCCAGAACCTATGAAGCGCATGCGCTTCTTCAGCGCGCATGGGTATGGCCGCAAGGCgacagcttggctggatgcatacAACAATATCAAACGTTGATACCGACGCGCATCTGTTGTCATCCAAAATACCGTACAATTTTCATGCCGTCCCTATCGGATGGTGCCAGCATATTTCAGCTGCACACCGACGCTGCCGTAGCACTTCCTGGCATGTACTGGTTCTCCATGTAGGCGCATTCGAAGAATCAACTTTCATTCCTGAAGTTCTACATGCTTATCGCCAATAGTTTTCGTGCAAACAATTTGTTTAGGCATTGTTGCGCTATAGATGTGCTCTAACGCTTTCACCCTCACGTTCAGAAGCCATCGCGAAAACCCTAATATAATCTCATTGGATCCTTTCACATGCTCCATGATAATCATTTTATAAGCTCGTAGTCTAGAAATGTTTTCGAAATTATTATGCTCTCCAAAACTGTTATTTACAGATGAGTCGGTCACGCCTACCTAGCGTTGTTCACGAGACAGAAGGATCTCGATTTATCACCAGATATGCCATATTGCAACCTTTCAAGCTTGGTATATTGAAGCCTGCGCTACACTAATGATAGACGCCACAATTACCGGCGTGTCTGTTCCCTCGTCAAGAATGTTTCTTTTCAGTGGCTTCACGCCGTGCCTGGCCTGATGTATGCGCTGGCGTAGGCGTCGGTGTCACGGCCCTTTCGATTGTCGAAAAGTGATCTCTATCATTTCTCGATGAAGAGCTGCTACGAGCGACCCACTACGTAGAATAAAGTTTTCCCCTCTCTCTTCTGCCGACGCAGTTTGCGAGACGAGACATGCGAACAGCGCCCAGACCTGAACCTGCCAGATACGGGCGATTGCGCCAGAGTGTTTGGGGACCCCGCTCCAAAACGCTTCCCCAGTGACGGATGAGCGTTTGGTTTAATCCTGCAAAATTCTGGACTACCAATTTATCCTAAATGCCTTGAGGGTACAATGGCGTATAATGTCCCCAGCTGGCCTTCACTCAAGATGTACCCTTAAAGCTAAACATTTTGACAGGATTGCCTGTCTGAATGGGTTAAGCATAGTTATGGCTCTCAAGTGGCCCCAATCAAAGGATGCGTTTATTTTCCTGACGTTTTGGAAGGAGCTTGGCTCCTACTTCAGGGGAGAAAGACGACGGAGATGTCGAGGAGCAACGTTTATGCTTTCATAGTCAAGGCGGGGGAGGAGCGGGCAGAAGGGGTGGAAGAGGGGCTATTCAATTCTTCACTACTTGAGGGTTGCAGGGCAGCCAGGGGCAGTGCGGGATGATTCCCTGTTTACACCGTGAATATTACGTAACACAGGTGTCCTTTGGGACGGTTTAATTAAGCCTTCGTTTTTTGTTGGTCTTGGTTGTAAGAATTTTGATTTCCTCGTAGGCAATTCAATACACCCCCTCCCAAGCCGGTCACTATGAAGACATGGACCCTAAGTTACTTTCCCAGAAACTGGAGTTTTCTCCCCTCCCGCTTTCCCTCACCTCGACTATGACAGCCTAAAAGTTGCGCCTCGACATGCCCGTCGTCATTACCCCGTCATGGAGCCGAGTTAATACCGAAATGTACGCAAAATAACCTTACTTTTTGTTTGAGGCCACCTTAAAGTCATAAGATGCACTCTGCATGGGAGGGACAATGCCCCGAGTAAATCTGCCTATTAGTCTGTGATGTTAATTTTAGCCCAGTTAGTTGTATTGCAAACAGCAGAGTCGGTTAGCACGCACATTTGTCTGTTGATCAAGCGTCGGCCCAGCGAATTCTccccttcatttcttttcttgcgaCAGCCAGAAGAACAGTCGCTTTTTCTGCTACCAGGCTTCAGCTTATGCGAATCTGCGTACATGAACCGAATGACAAAGAATGACAAACGAAGGCCTCATGGTCCTGCTTTGTTTCAATAGGGTATCTTCTTTAGCAATGTTCTCGCTTGCTCACCTTCGTTTATCGTGTTACTTTTTTTAGGTAGGCGTGCTATCAAGATTGCTACAACCGTGCCCGAAGTGAAGGAACAGCCCGCGTGACGTGCATCTGTGGAATGCAGAATTTGAGAGGGCGCTGCTCAAGACACCGCTAGAAAACTCCGATACCCTGCAACGCAACTGCTAACGTTTCACTGTGCTACGAAGCTGTCGCCCGGTGTAGTCATCACACTGCGGCGTCGACTGCATTCACTGTAAGCAAGTTTTGATTTATTCGCAACGGCGAACTACTGCGCACCACCTGATCCTCCAACCGATACGACGGCGACTAAATGTGGCAGCGCCGGGTCATAGTATCAACGGTTGATGCTGATGCTATAGTAAGTTCGCCGCAGCCTTTTTCAGCATTTGCGATGACGCAAAAAGACTTGGACGTGCTGTGCGATGCACTCGCCGAAATGTCAGCGGAAGAACTGCTGTCCCTGAAGAAAGCCGACATCTGGTGGCTACCAGACTTGGAGGATGATACGGCGGCGCAGGCCATGCGCGCCATTCGACATTCCCTGGAACGTTTTGATGCGCTTGACGCCCGTACCTTCCTCGTTGCGTGGCTCTATTGCTGCCTCGCGGAGCGGCAAGTACTTCGCTCGTGGCGTTCGTATCGTATCAGCGGAGCCCCTTCTCCCGCTGTGGCGCGTAAAGTCCGCTTCATTCTGCACGAGCGATTGGCGAGCGTTTTGAAATATCCGGGTTGCCATACCAACTGCGCTAAGACTGAGAGTGAAGGTGTCGTCTACGCCTGCGTCATGGCCACGCCTCTCGGAGACCCGTCATTGGAGCACGACGTCATCGGCTtgtgcgctccgcgttcgctgccGTATCTGTTCGTTCACGCCGCGACGAGATGCGAGCCCCGTGTCACTGCCGCACTCCACGTCGTGCTGCAGAAAGACCCCGAAAAAATACTCGAAGGCCACTTCGACAAACTTGGATTAGCAATTGCCCGTTGCCGTGAGCACAGGGCTGACGATGGTGCACAGTTGATGAGTAATGCACCAGACGACAAGACAGGACCCGTCTTGAAGACTTGCGACCGGAACGACGAAACAGCAGCCGACCAACCTGGACAGCCTTCTGGTAAGATACACTTTTGTGGAAGCGAAGTCTTTCCAAGTTTGATGGCTGTAAGGAGTATATTATTTAATTAAAGCTTAGTGGCACGGCTTGTCTGAGGTCCCAAGTCACCACAGCATCTGGGCCAGTAATAATCTAATCCTTGTCAATCTAAGGGCATCGGT
The nucleotide sequence above comes from Dermacentor andersoni chromosome 10, qqDerAnde1_hic_scaffold, whole genome shotgun sequence. Encoded proteins:
- the LOC126519283 gene encoding uncharacterized protein, whose amino-acid sequence is MWQRRVIVSTVDADAIVSSPQPFSAFAMTQKDLDVLCDALAEMSAEELLSLKKADIWWLPDLEDDTAAQAMRAIRHSLERFDALDARTFLVAWLYCCLAERQVLRSWRSYRISGAPSPAVARKVRFILHERLASVLKYPGCHTNCAKTESEGVVYACVMATPLGDPSLEHDVIGLCAPRSLPYLFVHAATRCEPRVTAALHVVLQKDPEKILEGHFDKLGLAIARCREHRADDGAQLMSNAPDDKTGPVLKTCDRNDETAADQPGQPSVAKPPLSRTEKDDSSSRQSDQQN